A section of the Acanthochromis polyacanthus isolate Apoly-LR-REF ecotype Palm Island chromosome 1, KAUST_Apoly_ChrSc, whole genome shotgun sequence genome encodes:
- the LOC110971537 gene encoding fibroblast growth factor receptor-like 1 has product MNLSLDSMGILKIVLFIFEAVLLTDCIRGPPRVSEKVAHRQTARLGSAIKLPCPVEGDPPPLIMWTKDGRNIHSGWIRFRILRMGLKIKEVEADDTGTYICKATNGFGSVNINYTLIVIDDSGSDKTGPRPADGAESETGSEKLVCPRFTQPAKMRKRVIARPVGSSVRLKCTASGNPRPDIVWLKDDRLLTEQEVGEGREKKWTLSLRNLTPEHSGRYTCRVSNRAGKINATYKVEVIQRTNSKPILTGTHPVNTTVDYGGTTSFQCKVRSDVKPVIQWLKRVETNEESRYNSTIEVGDHRFVVLPTGEVWSRPDGSFLNKLLITRAKEEDAGMYICLGANTMGYSFRSAFLTVLPDTKPPITPMFSPASSSLPWPVIIGIPAGIVFIFGTVLLWFCQSRKHCPPPSAPAAQVLQSSHRLPYRERDRGCVAPSSGSSNPDKDCLSSVNYEEYLAQQQLLLSQGGPTIPPKIYPKIYTDIHTHTHSHVDGKVHQHQHIHFQC; this is encoded by the exons GACCTCCACGGGTGTCTGAGAAAgttgctcacagacagacagcccgGTTGGGCAGCGCCATCAAGCTGCCGTGTCCCGTGGAAGGAGACCCTCCGCCGCTCATAATGTGGACCAAGGATGGACGCAACATCCACAGCGGCTGGATTCGCTTCCGTATCCTCCGGATGGGCCTGAAGATCAAAGAGGTGGAGGCGGACGATACAGGGACCTACATCTGTAAAGCGACTAACGGCTTTGGTAGTGTAAACATCAACTACACCCTCATCGTCATCG ATGACTCAGGTTCTGATAAAACTGGACCCAGACCAGCTGATGGAGCAGAGTCTGAGACGGGCAGTGAAAAGCTCG TGTGTCCCCGCTTCACCCAACCTGCTAAGATGAGGAAAAGAGTGATCGCTCGTCCAGTGGGCAGCTCAGTGCGGCTCAAATGCACGGCCAGTGGAAACCCTCGGCCGGACATCGTGTGGCTGAAGGACGACAGGCTGCTGACGGAGCAGGAGGTCGGTGAAGGCCGCGAGAAGAAGTGGACGCTCAGTCTGAGGAACCTGACGCCAGAACACAGCGGCAGATACACCTGCAGGGTCTCCAATCGAGCAGGGAAAATAAACGCCACGTACAAAGTTGAGGTCATAC AGAGGACGAACTCCAAACCTATTCTGACGGGCACTCACCCGGTCAACACGACGGTGGACTACGGAGGCACCACGTCCTTCCAATGCAAAGTGAGGAGCGACGTCAAGCCGGTCATTCAGTGGCTCAAACGTGTGGAGACCAACGAGGAGAGCCGCTACAACTCCACCATCGAGGTGGGGGACCACAGATTTGTGGTGCTGCCCACGGGGGAGGTGTGGTCGAGGCCCGACGGCTCCTTCCTCAACAAGCTGCTCATTACCCGCGCCAAGGAGGAGGACGCTGGCATGTACATCTGCTTAGGCGCCAACACCATGGGCTACAGCTTCCGCAGTGCCTTCCTCACTGTGCTGCCAG ACACAAAGCCTCCCATCACTCCCATGTTCTCGCCAGCCTCCAGCTCCCTCCCCTGGCCCGTCATCATCGGCATCCCCGCTGGAATAGTCTTCATCTTCGGCACGGTGCTACTGTGGTTTTGCCAGAGCAGAAAACACTGTCCTCCTCCCAGCGCTCCGGCCGCACAGGTGCTGCAGAGCTCCCATCGGCTGCCGTATCGAGAGCGGGACAGGGGCTGCGTGGCTCCGTCGTCCGGCTCCTCAAACCCAGACAAAGACTGCTTGAGCTCCGTGAACTATGAGGAGTACCTagcccagcagcagctcctcctcagcCAGGGAGGTCCCACAATCCCCCCTAAAATCTACCCCAAAATCTACACTGACATtcacacgcacactcactcCCACGTGGACGGGAAAGTACACCAGCATCAACacattcattttcagtgttaG